A window from Candidatus Eremiobacterota bacterium encodes these proteins:
- a CDS encoding YaeQ family protein has translation MKIKVSPSGSSTGSLLHIMPSRSRRSYRDVLAGPGGNSRPALETLSMGKKEFQFTITVNGEHYGKRFFSIRPGESMDHVVLKLIASLLYAHEKPEVEHPTGWKYRPDVTVFDEKGAVKRWIECADTAPSKLRRVLGRFPQAEVVVFKRLHHEAESFARFFLRERQGGASIVVKAFEADFVDTLCRIIFDRASLRAEYAGGMLTLTCGDVTIFSPVYSC, from the coding sequence GTGAAGATAAAAGTCTCTCCCAGCGGGTCGTCAACAGGAAGCCTTCTCCACATTATGCCCTCACGGTCCCGCCGCTCCTACCGGGATGTCCTTGCAGGCCCTGGAGGGAACAGCCGGCCGGCCCTGGAAACCCTCTCCATGGGAAAAAAAGAATTCCAGTTCACTATCACGGTAAACGGAGAACATTACGGCAAGCGCTTTTTTTCCATAAGGCCGGGTGAGTCGATGGATCACGTCGTCCTCAAGCTTATCGCCTCTCTGCTCTATGCCCATGAAAAGCCCGAGGTGGAGCATCCTACGGGATGGAAATATCGGCCCGACGTGACGGTTTTTGATGAAAAGGGCGCCGTAAAGCGCTGGATTGAATGCGCTGACACTGCTCCTTCAAAGCTCAGGAGAGTCCTCGGCAGATTTCCGCAGGCAGAGGTAGTGGTTTTCAAGAGGCTTCACCATGAGGCTGAAAGCTTTGCAAGGTTCTTCCTCAGGGAGAGGCAAGGTGGCGCATCCATTGTGGTGAAGGCATTTGAGGCAGACTTCGTCGATACCCTCTGCCGGATCATTTTCGACAGGGCCTCTCTCAGGGCCGAATACGCCGGCGGCATGCTCACCCTCACCTGTGGAGACGTCACCATCTTTTCTCCGGTCTATTCTTGTTAA